A region of Oscillatoria salina IIICB1 DNA encodes the following proteins:
- a CDS encoding DUF389 domain-containing protein has translation MQNLWHSVTNYWVKVIPILKLRESLVKDSQLTLNYIVLIVSSCLIATFGLILNSTAVIIGAMIIAPLMLPLRGFSFATLEGDLILLRSSFSSIAAGTLIAFISSSLVGLVIGIPEFGTEVLARTQPNLVDLLIAIVAGGISAYAKIRPSLGDALPGTAIAVALMPPICVIGLTFSQGLWQLSFGAFLLYFTNLIGINLACICVYVISGYARKSQLGRSVSWGVSLFLIALLAVPLGVSFIDLVQQAQVNDSVRRVVANSPLLTEENMQLTKTEVFRDTNPPLIKVDVRSTQPITPEQVTLFEASLKEELGETFKVIFDVTQSSQVEAVTPAAAN, from the coding sequence ATGCAAAATCTTTGGCATTCGGTCACTAATTATTGGGTGAAAGTAATTCCCATACTCAAGCTGAGGGAATCTCTGGTTAAAGATTCGCAGCTAACTCTCAACTATATCGTTCTGATTGTCAGTTCTTGTTTAATCGCTACTTTCGGACTGATTTTGAATAGTACTGCCGTCATTATCGGTGCGATGATTATTGCACCTCTAATGCTGCCTTTACGGGGATTTTCTTTTGCTACCTTGGAAGGAGATTTAATCCTGCTGCGTAGTAGTTTTTCTTCGATCGCGGCAGGTACTTTGATTGCTTTTATCAGTTCGTCTTTGGTTGGTTTAGTTATTGGGATTCCGGAATTTGGGACAGAAGTTTTAGCACGTACCCAACCGAATTTAGTCGATTTACTGATTGCGATTGTTGCGGGGGGAATTAGTGCTTATGCGAAAATTCGCCCTTCTTTGGGAGATGCTTTACCGGGAACGGCGATCGCTGTTGCCTTGATGCCACCAATTTGCGTCATTGGGCTGACTTTTTCCCAAGGTTTATGGCAATTAAGTTTTGGTGCTTTTTTACTTTATTTTACTAATTTGATTGGCATCAATCTCGCTTGCATTTGTGTTTATGTAATCAGTGGTTATGCTCGAAAAAGTCAACTCGGACGCTCGGTTTCTTGGGGAGTTAGTTTGTTTCTCATTGCTTTGTTAGCAGTACCTTTAGGAGTTAGCTTTATCGATTTGGTTCAGCAAGCTCAAGTTAATGATTCTGTGCGAAGAGTTGTGGCTAATAGTCCTTTATTAACTGAAGAAAATATGCAGCTAACGAAAACAGAAGTTTTTCGCGATACCAATCCACCTTTAATTAAAGTAGATGTTCGCTCTACCCAACCAATTACTCCCGAACAAGTAACTTTGTTTGAAGCGTCCCTGAAGGAAGAATTGGGGGAAACATTTAAAGTAATTTTCGATGTTA